The DNA window TTTAGGGACAAAGTCTCTTCGTTTTCTGAGACGTGGGTTCTAGATGTGTCATGGTGGGACGTCACGATGTTGAGAAGGAGAGTGTCGATATGGGTCATGTCGGTATCTTGGCCATGTATGGTCTTGTGATGTTTGCCTTCTTCATTGGCATCCACCGTGATGGCCTTTCCGTCGCTCTCTTCTTTTCCTGTCTCTGTCTTCTCGTTCTTCTTCCAAGATGTTGAGTTTCCCAATAACTCGCTGCTCAACCAGCCCAAGTCGCGCGTCGCCATCAGCATGCCCTGTCCGCCCGGGTTCTCAGCCAGGTCGCCCAAGTCCTCGTCCTCTTCGTCCACCCAGTAACCGCATCCTCCTCCTTCCAAGTCTTCGTCTTCCGGGGCCGTGTCTTGCACCTCGTCTCCGTTCCCCCCAAGGAGGTTGTAGACCTGCTTCTGGAGGTTCTCCCACTCTGAGATGTTCTTCAGGACCGGGTTCTCCTCCCACAGGCTCTCTTCCAAAGAGAAGCTCTTCCTCTCCTCGACGACGGGTTCTGGCGCATCCTCGTTGGCCGTTCTGTGGATCTCCAAACCGTGCCAGGAGACCCGTTGGCTCCCTTTGTTCTCCAAATCTGGAAATACTTTTGACGACTTTGGTTCCGTGTCACTCAATTCTGTGTCCACTTTGCTATCAGAAGAGGCTTCTGGTTTGACAGGGATGTGAGGCTCTCCATCCTCTGTCGCCTTCTCAATCCTTGGCAGATTGGATCTTTGGACTCGGGACGTAATCGCCGTCCTGAACGTCCTCCACGGCTTGGTTATCCACGAAGCCTCTGCCTTATCCGTCGCCTCCGTCGTCTCCATGTTGTTGGAGATAACTTCCACCGGATGTTGAGTTTCGCTTCTGGGTTTCCACCTCAAAGGAGACTCTCCTTGCGGGTCCGCGGTTCTGCTAAGAGCAGCGACGGGCCCGCATCGTATATTTCCTCCGTAGATCGGAGACGCTCCCGAGCCTTGGGTTGGTTTCTTGGGCCGAGAAGACGTGTCCTTCAAGCACAAGAGTTTCCGGAGTAAAGAGGAGGCTGGTTTTGCTCCTGGAGACCCTTCACTTGGGTCCCGTCCCAGAAGACCTTCTCGTTGGCTTGGCTTCCGGACGGCCGGGATGGGGCTCTCGTGGGCAGCCTCCACGCACAGACGGCTCTTGGAAGCCACCTCTTCCTGGGCGGACTTGGTGGCCCTGTTCTTCTTCCACCAAAACGGACACTTCCCCTTGAAGAACCTGTTTTCGCTGGCAAGTTCTGGCTTGTACGTCGAGACTTCGATCCCCGAAGTTGGATCTTTATCACAGTGGATGGTGAGGTCTCCTTTTGCTCGCTGCTCTCTCATGTTCTCACCGTTTCCTTCCACGGAGctctgatcactttggatctcgTATCCACATCCTTTCTGAGATAGCTTTTTTTTCCAGATCCTTGAGCTTCAATCACTCATCCACAATTCCATCTTTCTAGAGTGACATGGCTTCTTTGACCGTCCAGAAGAAGTCACCTTGCTTTTCCTTCATCAAAATGTTTATCTGGTTTTGAGCGAACTAAAGAATCAAAAAGTTCCCCAAGTTTACCTGAATTGAAGGAACAGTTTTCCTATAGATTCCCAAATAGTAACGGTCTCTATTGTTACTATTGGCACAAATAAGTCTGGTTTTGAGTGAATGGAAGAAGCAAAAAGTTCCTCAAGTTTACGTGAATTAAAGGAACAGTTTTCCTATAGATTCCCAAATAGTAACGGTCTCTATTGTTACTATTGGCACAAATGAGTCCGGTTTTGGGTGAATGGAAGAAGCAAAAGGTTCCCCAAGTTTACATGAAGGGAAGAACTCTTCCTCTATAGATTCCCAAATAATAGTTGACTGTCTCTATTATTACTTATTTGCACGAAAGAGaatgctgttttatttttgtcCATTGGGTCTAGAAATTGGAAGAAGATCCTTAATGGTTCTTTGCAACGTATCCTGCGaatacacaaaaaaagaaaatccaggTCAAATTGGTCAGTCGTTGCAAATGGAAATCCCATCTAGCAAACCCCAAAAGATAAAATCATATTTATATATTGTCtgcatatttgtttattttgagttgtatgctaatgcttttatgttaagccgctttgagtctcctgcaagagagataaagcggggtataaataaatgtagtagtagtagtaataataataacaacaataatataattatatattaataacaataacaataataatataattatattattattaataataatataattatatattaataacaataaggccaagatcgaaaaatcagctgatgacccaaaatgcagactgtgcaaggaagccgacgaaaccattgatcatatcctcagctgctgtaagaaaatcgcacagacagactacaaacagaggcacaactatgtggcccaaaggattcattggaacttatgcctcaagtaccacctcccagcagcaaagaactggtgggatcacaaacctgcaaaagtattggaaaatgagcacgcaaagatactgtgggacttccgaatccagactgacaaagttctggaacacaacacaccagacatcacagttgtggaaaagaaaaaggtttggatcattgatgttgccatcccaggtgacagtcggattgacgaaaaacaacaggaaaaaatgaggacctcaggacctcaagattgaacttcaaagactctggcagaaaccagtgcaggtggtcccggtggtgatgggcacactgggtgccttgtcaaaagatctcagccggcatttggaaacaatagacattgacaaaattacgatctgtcaactgcaaaaggccaccctgctgggatctgcacgcatcatccaaaaatacatcacacagtgctagacacttgggaagtgttcgacttgtgattttgtgatacgaaatccagcatatctatcttgtttgctgtgacatacaataaaataataataaatcatttctAAGTATCATGGTTCTGAACCCTCACAAAACCCATTTGGACAAGCAGACTTCCACTTTGCAAGGTCGATAAGCTCagcagcttcttttttttttttaactagctTGGATACCCAGTATTGCGTGGAttctttgaaaaagtcaattttttaattgtacaaaatgcataaagttgtgaactacaactcccactatgctGAGTCTGTCCCCTcagacccctccagtatgttgagttatttatgggggttctgtgtgccatgttttatacaatataatactaataataataccataggtataggtaaaggtttcccctgacgttaagtccagtcgtgtctaactctgggggttggtgctcatctccatttctaagccgaagagccggcgttgtccgtagacacctccaaggtcatgtggccactggcatgactgcatggagcgccgttatatacaatataatatacaataatatataataatcttatatattgtatatacatataatattgataataatgtacttattgtatgtacatattatttgtaagctgctctgagtccccttcggggtgagaagggcgggatatcaatgtagtaaataaataaatccctgtatctacaactccaaaatgtcctggcCAATTCACTTCAAaacccaccagtgttcaaatttgggcatattgggtatgcatacctagtttggtccagatccatcattgtttgggttattgcacaacaagcaggtttcagaccagggaaaaactgtacaggtcaaattcttcatcggACTGAGTATATcaaggaaggctacgagaaaggctgcattatgggaacagtctttgtggaccttacggcagcctatgacacggtgcaacatagaaaaatgctgcataaagtctaccatatcacccgggactttgactttacaaaaaccgtccagaccaggggtccccaaactaaggcccgggggccggatgtggccctccgaggtcatttacctggcccccgccctctgttttataatataatatattgtatatacatataatattgataataatattataatgtaatacaatataacactaataataataccatataataatattaattatatattctatattacatataatattactaataatattacagtatagtggtatagttcaatatagtaatatataatgctaatattgttgctaataataatatgctaataatataatatattgtatgtacatataatttgtaagccactctgagtcccctttgcggtgagaagggtgtgtacaaatgtagtaaataaatgcagtaaataaataaataataaataaatacattttagacttaggctcacccaaagtctgaaatgacttgaaggcacacaacaacaacaacaacaaaaacaacaacaaaaatcctaattgacttgactatctcattggccagaagcaggaccacacttcccattgaaatcctgataaatgtatgttgggttaaaattgtttttatttttaaatattgtattgttctttcattgttcttgttgttgttgcactacaaataagacatgtgcagtgtgcatcggaatttgtttggtttttttttttttcaaatgataatccggcccctcaacagtctgaaggattgtggaccagccctcggattaaaaagtttgaggacccctggtccagaccctcttagaaaaccgcagcttctatgtggagtttcagggccagaaaagcagatggaggaggccaaagaatggtttaccccaaggcagcgttcttgcaccgaccttatttaacatcttcacgaaccagccacaaccaccactcacaaagagctttatatatgctgactagctgtgcccggccacgcgttgctgtggcgaagtctggtggtctgggaaataaagtattgaggaattggtggtaggtaaggtcaagggtaaaggttcaaacctgtggcctttcggtccagaagttcagcagctcagcgctttaacacgctgcgccatcaggggatattatttcctaaaggttgtgaatatacaatatttctgattgggtttttttgtttgttggaggcaagtatgaatgctgctttaaagcctggctgtttcctccctgagtgaattttttgttgggaggtgttagctggccctgattgtttcctgtctggaattcccttgttttcagagtggtgttgtttgcgatattttatgtgcttctactgtctgtggccctgagaaatcagaggatttgccagactttgatgatgggaatactttgttgggaggtgttagctggccctgattgtttcctgtgtggaattcccctgtttatttactgtcctggttttagagattatattgttctgcattattctatcccagtaattatttcatattaaagaagaatctcacttatccaacattcgcttatacaatgttctggattatccaacgcagtctgccttttcataatcaatgtttttgtagtcagtgttttaaattcattgtgatattttagtggtaaatttgtaaatacagtacagtagagtctcacttatccaacataaacgggccggcagaacgttggataagcgaatatgttggataatgaggaattaaggaaaaacctattaaacatcaaattaagttatgattttacaaattaagcaccaaaacatcatgttagacaacaaatttgtcagaaaaagttgttcagtacacagtaatgctatatagaaattactgtatttatgaatttagcaccaaaatatcacaatatattgaaagcattgactacaaaaatgtgttggataatccagaatgttggataagcgagtgttggataagtgagactctactgtaaatactacatagcattactgcgcatggaactactttttctgtcaaatttgttgtataatatgatgttttggtgcttaatttgtataacgattacctaatttgatgtttaattggcttttcctgaatcccttcttattatccaacatattcacttatcctgccggcctgtttacgttggataagtgagactctactgtatatttctaatcttatattatctgctcagaactggattatatgaggctccttcttcacagctggataaaatgcacactgaagtggattatatggcagtgtggagtcaagataatccagtgcaaagcagataatataagattataaatgggttatatagctgtgtggaagggccttgagtctacactgccatataatccagtgcaaattagataatctgtggaagaagcctaagtgaggcctacatccgcctgtcccctaactgaaacctggctgtcccttggctggttgctaggcaaccaagtgggcagagattagccctctaaactggcagcaattggataaaaacaattattgctctccctctaattaggactttatttttcttttctttttgttgtatcaaccctgaggcatgggtgatgggttgtgttgtcaaatttcgaggttgggggggcctgtagttttgttgttttgtccactgccctgatgccatcactcttttatatatatagatgaccttggccttacaacacaagcaaaagattttgaaacagttgaaaagcaactcaccaatgccttgaaagacctctccagctactacaaagagaaccacctgaagcccaaccctgccaagacacaagtgtgtgctttccacctacgtaaccgcgaagccaacaggaaactgaaagttacttgggaaggccaagagctcgaacactgttttcatcctaaataccttggtgtcaccttagaccaggggtccccaaactttttaagcagagggccggtccacaatccttcagactgttgaggggccgaattatcatttgaaaaaaaatacaaacaaattcctacgcataccgcatgtcttatttgtagtgcaacaacaacaacaacgaaagaatacaatatttaaaaatgaaaacaattttaaccaacataaacctattaggatttcaatagaaagtgtgggcctgctactggccaatgagatagtcaagttaattaggattgatgttgttgttgtgtgccttcaagtcatgtcaaactttggccgagcctaagtctaaaattatttatttatttactgcatttatttactacatttatatcccacccttctcaccccgaaggggactcagagcagctgtatgtacatacaatatattatattattagcataacacaatattagcattatatattactatattgaactataccactatactattatattatactagctgtgcccggccacgcgttgctgtggcaaagtggtggtggtattggttaaaaattgttgtgtaatttttatttgacgttatttgcaattttttattaattttattgtaagttatatttttattgattatattttattattttcttgtattatttttagatattttatgttattatagtattttattgtattaatttttagtgttttttattattttttattgggttgctaggagaccaagttggaggagcttagccctctaactggcagcaattggataaaagcaattattcctctctctctaattaggactttatttttcttttctttttgttgtatcaacctagaggcgtggatgatgggttgtgttgtcaaatttcgaggttggggggcctgtagttttgttgttttgtgggtcgccgtgatgccatcactcttttatatatatagatgtaatatataccatataattaatattattatatggtattactattagtattatattgtaagataataataagattattatcaatattatatgtatatacaatatattatattattaaaactgatataaaatattatattataaaactgagggcaggggccaggtaaatgaccttggagggccgcatccggcccccgggccttagtttggggacccctgccttagaccgaacactaacatataggaaacactgcatgaacaccaagcacaaagtagctgcacgcaataacatcctgcggaaactgactggcagtgcatggggagcagacccacaagtagtaagaacatcagccctggccttgtctttctcaactgcagagtctgcctgtcctgtttggcacaagtctgcccatgcaaagcaggtggacataccctgtttccccaaaaataagacagggtcttatattaatttttgctcccaaaaatgcactaggtcttattttcaggggatgtcttatttttccatgaagaagagctcacatttataacaacaaaatcaacatttattatatactgtaaagtagttgtcatcacaaaccagcataaccagacaaactatgaatcctatcaagaatttcttgttactaccattatttacatgtacaacaatctatggtacctcttgtaatttaggtttcacaaggtttccacgctgatttctctctattctagtttcaatgtagtcatgaatgatgattaatataatatactataataataatatgataatataataataatataatgatatacaatatattaatgagataatataatataggatataataataacagaaaatgataataatatggtattaataggataatataataatgggatataataacagaatagcataataatataataataataggataatataatagaataatagaatggaatagaatgatataaaatatattaataggataatataaaatggaatataataataataacagaatattctaataataataaaataataatatgataatataatagaataatagtatagaatataatgatataaaatatattaatagggtaatataaaatggaatttaataataacagaataataatataataatatgaaaatataatagaataataatagaataataatataatgatataataataatagaaaaatataatataatgatttaaaatatattaataggataatataataatgggatataataatagtaacagaatatgatgataataatatggcaatagaataatagtataaaataatcagtttcatggcataggataggaataaggatgagtggagaatcccaatgcgtcctgtacctttaaggagcgaagccttggggacgagtggaaagccctcttccttccctcccaccctcccttgccctggctccaggagccaatcagaagcctctgggaagaagagagcatggccagcatggccaggacggagaaggaagaaacggcagcgcaggcagcagccacggaaggttttcaagcctcggctgggggacaggcaaggcaaggcagggagggagggaggcacagaaagcaagcactttccctccctcctgtgtatgtatgtgtgctgcttctgccctgcagccatgcttcccaatggaactctgctgcagccttagctgctaggtcttactttcaggggaggccttatatttggcaatccccccaaaaccctgctaggtcttattctttggggaggtcttattttcggggaaacacggtagcactgaatgaaacatgcagaatcatcacgggatgccttaaacctacacctgttgataaactctacaagttagctggcattgcccctcctgacgtgcgacgggaatttgctgctaacggtgagagaaaaaaggtcgaacattgtgaaagccacccactgcatggctatcagcctcctcccaccagactcaaatcaaggaagggcttcatgagaaccacccctcctcttgatgttcctccagcaacagcaaaggtgtccctctgggcagctaaacctggcaattctaactggatggccccccaagagggtcttcctccagggacaaaccaggaatgggcaactttgaAGTccatgaacagactcagaagtggagtgggcagatcaaaagacaacttggcaaggtggcactacctggaggaatcctccaccttgtgtgactgtggagctgaacaaacaactccgcatatgtatgcttgcccacaatgccctgcctcatgtacggaggaggacttgtttaaagctacgga is part of the Anolis carolinensis isolate JA03-04 unplaced genomic scaffold, rAnoCar3.1.pri scaffold_10, whole genome shotgun sequence genome and encodes:
- the LOC134293782 gene encoding uncharacterized protein LOC134293782 — translated: MREQRAKGDLTIHCDKDPTSGIEVSTYKPELASENRFFKGKCPFWWKKNRATKSAQEEVASKSRLCVEAAHESPIPAVRKPSQREGLLGRDPSEGSPGAKPASSLLRKLLCLKDTSSRPKKPTQGSGASPIYGGNIRCGPVAALSRTADPQGESPLRWKPRSETQHPVEVISNNMETTEATDKAEASWITKPWRTFRTAITSRVQRSNLPRIEKATEDGEPHIPVKPEASSDSKVDTELSDTEPKSSKVFPDLENKGSQRVSWHGLEIHRTANEDAPEPVVEERKSFSLEESLWEENPVLKNISEWENLQKQVYNLLGGNGDEVQDTAPEDEDLEGGGCGYWVDEEDEDLGDLAENPGGQGMLMATRDLGWLSSELLGNSTSWKKNEKTETGKEESDGKAITVDANEEGKHHKTIHGQDTDMTHIDTLLLNIVTSHHDTSRTHVSENEETLSLKKWEPLTFPELSPTSFPTRALEKGLLLLPKACDSEEGVARKLLASDEETTGFATWHNDAGIGDAQDKQLIYQAAAEIVGAAIDAAAGQLAQKEEEGRAESELNKTIP